The following coding sequences are from one Streptomyces sp. NBC_01485 window:
- the dusB gene encoding tRNA dihydrouridine synthase DusB, which translates to MPTTAPTEHRTLQIGPHAVQPPVVLAPMAGITNAPFRTLCRSFAGGESKDGASGGKGLFVSEMITTRALVERNEKTMQLIHFDATEKPRSIQLYGVDPATVGKAVRMIAEEGLADHIDLNFGCPVPKVTRKGGGSALPYKRHLLRAILREAVSGAGDLPVTMKMRKGIDDDHITYLDAGRIAVEEGVTSIALHGRTAAQHYGGTADWEAIARLKEHVPEIPVLGNGDIWSARDALRMVRETGCDGVVVGRGCLGRPWLFADLVAAFEGRTDDVARPSLGEVADVMVRHATLLGEWIGDEARGVIDFRKHVAWYLKGFAVGSEMRKRLAITSSLEELRTGLDELDLAQPWPTGADGPRGRTSGNNRVVLPDGWLKDPYDCAGVSEDAELDTSGG; encoded by the coding sequence ATGCCCACGACCGCGCCCACCGAGCACCGGACCCTCCAGATCGGCCCGCACGCCGTCCAGCCGCCCGTCGTCCTGGCCCCGATGGCCGGGATCACCAACGCGCCTTTCCGCACGCTGTGCAGGTCCTTCGCCGGAGGCGAATCAAAGGATGGAGCCAGCGGTGGCAAGGGGCTGTTCGTGAGCGAGATGATCACGACCCGGGCGCTGGTCGAGCGCAACGAGAAGACCATGCAGCTGATCCACTTCGACGCGACCGAGAAGCCGCGCTCGATCCAGCTGTACGGCGTCGACCCGGCAACCGTCGGCAAGGCCGTCCGCATGATCGCGGAGGAGGGCCTCGCCGACCACATCGACCTGAACTTCGGCTGCCCGGTCCCGAAGGTGACCAGGAAGGGCGGCGGATCCGCCCTCCCCTACAAGCGGCACCTGCTGCGCGCCATCCTGCGGGAGGCGGTGAGCGGGGCCGGCGACCTCCCGGTGACGATGAAGATGCGCAAGGGCATCGACGACGACCACATCACCTACCTCGACGCCGGCCGCATCGCCGTCGAGGAGGGCGTGACGTCCATCGCCCTGCACGGCCGCACCGCCGCCCAGCACTACGGCGGCACGGCCGACTGGGAGGCGATCGCCCGCCTCAAGGAGCACGTCCCGGAGATCCCCGTCCTCGGCAACGGCGACATCTGGTCGGCGCGGGACGCGCTGCGGATGGTCCGCGAGACCGGCTGCGACGGGGTGGTCGTGGGGCGCGGGTGCCTCGGCCGGCCATGGCTGTTCGCGGACCTGGTGGCCGCCTTCGAGGGCCGTACGGACGACGTCGCGCGCCCGTCCCTCGGGGAGGTCGCCGACGTCATGGTCCGCCATGCCACCCTCCTCGGCGAGTGGATCGGCGACGAGGCGCGCGGGGTCATCGACTTCCGCAAGCACGTCGCCTGGTACCTGAAGGGCTTCGCGGTCGGCAGCGAGATGCGTAAGCGCCTGGCCATCACGTCCTCCCTGGAGGAACTCCGCACCGGCCTCGACGAGTTGGACCTCGCCCAGCCCTGGCCCACCGGCGCCGACGGCCCCCGCGGCCGCACGTCCGGCAACAACCGCGTCGTCCTCCCGGACGGCTGGCTCAAGGACCCGTACGACTGCGCGGGCGTGAGCGAGGACGCGGAACTGGACACCTCCGGGGGCTGA
- a CDS encoding MFS transporter: MPELSPRRRLLVLAICCMSLLIVSLDVTVLNVALPAMQRDLHATTAGLQWTIDAYTLVLAALLMLAGSTADRIGRRQVFMAGLVVFSLGSLLCSLAPNLELLIAARMVQAVGGSMLNPVAMSIITNTFTAPRERARAIGVWGAVVGISMAAGPLLGGLLVESVGWRSIFWLNLPVGLVALLATLRYVPESRAPKARRPDPVGQLLVITLFGSLTYAIIEAPEAGATTSGPFAAVALAALLGLLRYEPRRDEPLIDLRFFRSVPFSGATVVAISAFAALGGFLFLSTLYLQNVRGLDALHAGLWMLPMAVPTFLCAPLSGRLVGTRGPRLPLLIAGIAMTASGVLFAAFDAETSDTTLFLGYVLFGIGFGFVNAPITNTAVSGMPRSQAGVAAAVASTSRQLGQTLGVAVVGAVLAAGVSTSSYRDTFVSAAVPGWWILTGCGLSVLILGAVTTGAWARRTAERTARQLEAPEIRETAPSVSA, from the coding sequence ATGCCCGAGCTCAGCCCCCGTCGGCGGCTCCTCGTTCTCGCGATCTGCTGCATGAGCCTGCTGATCGTGAGCCTGGACGTCACCGTCCTGAACGTGGCCCTGCCCGCGATGCAGCGCGACCTGCACGCCACCACCGCCGGCCTCCAGTGGACGATCGACGCGTACACCCTCGTCCTGGCCGCGCTGCTGATGCTCGCGGGCTCGACCGCCGACCGGATCGGCCGCAGACAGGTCTTCATGGCCGGCCTGGTCGTGTTCTCGCTGGGCTCGCTGCTGTGTTCCCTCGCGCCGAACCTGGAGCTGCTGATCGCGGCACGCATGGTGCAGGCGGTCGGCGGTTCGATGCTGAACCCGGTCGCCATGTCGATCATCACCAACACCTTCACCGCCCCGCGCGAGCGCGCCCGGGCGATCGGGGTGTGGGGCGCGGTCGTCGGCATATCGATGGCCGCGGGCCCGCTGCTGGGCGGACTGCTGGTGGAGTCCGTGGGCTGGCGCTCCATCTTCTGGCTCAACCTGCCGGTCGGCCTGGTGGCCCTCCTGGCGACCCTGCGCTACGTCCCCGAGTCCCGCGCGCCGAAGGCCCGCCGCCCCGACCCCGTCGGCCAGTTGCTCGTCATCACCCTCTTCGGCTCCCTGACGTACGCGATCATCGAGGCGCCGGAGGCGGGCGCGACGACCAGCGGCCCCTTCGCCGCCGTCGCGCTGGCCGCGCTGCTGGGCCTGCTCCGGTACGAGCCCCGGCGCGACGAACCCCTCATCGACCTGCGCTTCTTCCGCTCGGTTCCGTTCAGCGGGGCGACGGTGGTGGCGATCAGCGCGTTCGCCGCGCTCGGCGGGTTCCTCTTCCTCTCCACCCTGTACCTGCAGAACGTACGGGGCCTGGACGCCCTGCACGCGGGCCTGTGGATGCTGCCGATGGCCGTCCCGACGTTCCTGTGCGCCCCGCTGTCCGGCCGGCTGGTCGGCACCCGGGGCCCACGGCTGCCGCTGCTCATCGCGGGGATCGCGATGACGGCGAGCGGCGTGCTGTTCGCCGCCTTCGACGCGGAGACGTCCGACACGACCCTGTTCCTCGGGTACGTCCTGTTCGGCATCGGCTTCGGATTCGTGAACGCGCCGATCACCAACACGGCGGTGTCGGGCATGCCTCGCAGCCAGGCGGGCGTCGCGGCGGCGGTCGCCTCCACCAGCCGCCAGCTCGGCCAGACCCTGGGCGTCGCGGTCGTCGGCGCGGTCCTGGCGGCGGGCGTGAGCACGTCGTCCTACCGCGACACGTTCGTCTCCGCCGCCGTCCCCGGCTGGTGGATCCTCACCGGCTGCGGCCTGTCCGTCCTGATCCTGGGCGCCGTCACCACGGGGGCCTGGGCCCGGCGCACGGCGGAACGCACCGCACGGCAACTGGAGGCACCGGAGATCCGGGAGACGGCGCCGAGCGTCAGCGCGTGA
- a CDS encoding MmyB family transcriptional regulator, translating into MLVKRLQTESPEFRENWERYEVVATRNRTKQFRNADVGLLTLTHTDMWLTPECEARMVTYVPVDAETRARLEKLYALHGDDVLHAAAGDSGGVTR; encoded by the coding sequence ATGCTGGTCAAGCGCCTGCAGACGGAGTCCCCGGAGTTCCGCGAGAACTGGGAGCGCTACGAGGTCGTCGCGACCCGCAACAGGACCAAACAGTTCCGCAACGCCGACGTCGGCCTCCTCACCCTCACTCACACCGACATGTGGCTGACCCCGGAATGCGAAGCCCGCATGGTGACGTACGTACCGGTGGACGCGGAGACCCGGGCGCGCCTGGAGAAGCTGTACGCGCTTCACGGCGACGACGTGCTCCACGCCGCCGCCGGGGACAGCGGCGGCGTCACGCGCTGA
- a CDS encoding helix-turn-helix domain-containing protein — translation MPRADDPIHPQATVQLAQLASSLREIKHTAGLSYRALAPLAHCSTASLSKAASGKSLPTWEITWAFVQACVEITEENREHHWNHWKSLYESAAQAQADLAAARASDSTTDEEPALDPEQQRRLSIRQLVQDELNRQQQAPVPGALDVDAGRMALGLCTTAAEFRDLLNDLRRDLSDDQIKATARRKKRTLGLRDIRSVLEGPALPTTETLHAFLVACDVDQRYIHEWHNTATRLRLSPVQGTWSPPDDTRLRGFGRSVRSIDFDRFLSLVTLLLMILQIYLDRRG, via the coding sequence ATGCCTCGAGCTGACGACCCCATCCACCCTCAGGCCACGGTCCAACTGGCGCAGCTCGCCAGTTCGCTCCGGGAGATCAAGCACACCGCCGGGCTGTCCTACCGGGCGCTCGCCCCTCTGGCCCACTGCTCCACCGCTTCTCTGTCCAAGGCCGCCTCGGGCAAGAGCTTGCCGACGTGGGAGATCACCTGGGCGTTCGTGCAGGCGTGCGTCGAGATCACCGAAGAGAACCGCGAGCACCACTGGAACCACTGGAAATCCCTGTATGAGAGCGCCGCGCAGGCACAGGCCGATCTCGCTGCGGCCCGTGCCTCCGACTCGACGACCGATGAGGAGCCGGCGCTCGATCCTGAACAGCAACGCCGTCTCTCCATCAGGCAACTCGTCCAGGACGAGCTGAACCGTCAGCAGCAGGCACCCGTCCCGGGCGCGCTCGACGTCGACGCGGGACGCATGGCTCTCGGCCTGTGCACTACGGCCGCCGAATTCCGCGATCTCCTGAACGATCTCCGGAGGGACCTGTCGGACGACCAGATAAAGGCCACCGCCCGCCGCAAAAAACGCACCCTGGGCCTACGGGACATCCGTTCCGTCCTGGAAGGCCCGGCTCTCCCCACCACCGAGACACTGCACGCCTTCCTGGTGGCCTGCGATGTCGACCAGCGCTACATCCACGAATGGCACAACACCGCGACCCGGCTGCGGCTCTCCCCGGTGCAAGGGACCTGGTCACCCCCCGACGACACCCGGCTGAGGGGCTTCGGAAGGAGCGTCAGGAGCATCGACTTCGACAGGTTCCTGAGCCTCGTGACGCTGCTCCTCATGATCCTTCAGATCTACCTGGACAGGAGGGGGTAA
- a CDS encoding TetR family transcriptional regulator, whose product MAPTTETLTAERILEATEEVLRRHGPAKATVVDVARALGVSHGSVYRHFRTKAALREAVTKRWLDRTSQTLSGITADETRAPDARLRDWLAELFDAKRRKAGDDPELFATYMVLVPEIGSTVTDHIDDLTGQLTLIIEAGVESGTFATPDPPATARAVFQATGRFHDPSYSQEWEQPGAQDDFRALVELLLLGLRAQQQP is encoded by the coding sequence ATGGCACCGACCACCGAGACCCTGACCGCCGAGCGCATCCTCGAGGCGACCGAGGAGGTGCTGCGCCGCCACGGCCCCGCCAAGGCCACCGTGGTCGACGTGGCCCGCGCGCTCGGCGTCAGCCACGGCAGCGTCTACCGTCACTTCCGTACGAAGGCGGCGCTGCGCGAGGCGGTCACGAAACGGTGGCTGGACCGCACCTCGCAGACCCTCTCCGGCATCACCGCCGACGAGACCCGCGCCCCCGACGCCCGGCTGCGCGACTGGCTCGCGGAGCTCTTCGACGCCAAGCGCCGCAAGGCGGGCGACGACCCCGAACTGTTCGCCACGTACATGGTCCTGGTCCCCGAGATCGGCTCGACGGTCACCGACCACATCGACGACCTCACCGGCCAGCTGACCCTGATCATCGAGGCAGGCGTGGAGTCGGGCACTTTCGCGACCCCCGACCCCCCGGCCACCGCCCGAGCCGTCTTCCAGGCCACCGGCCGCTTCCACGACCCCTCCTACTCCCAGGAGTGGGAACAGCCGGGCGCGCAGGACGACTTCAGGGCGCTGGTGGAACTGCTGCTGCTGGGGCTGCGGGCCCAGCAGCAGCCCTGA
- a CDS encoding aldo/keto reductase, translating to MTIHTRTLGTTGPQVSALGLGCMGMSPMYGDADRTESIATIHAALEAGVTLLDTGDFYAMGHNELLIGEALRSAPAARREQAQVSVKFGALRAPDGGWNGMDGRPAAVKNFAAYSLQRLGVDHIDVYRIARLDPAVPIEETVGAIAELVEQGYVRHIGLSEVGVETIRRAAATAPISDLQFEYALISRDIEREVLPVTRELGIAVTAYGVLSRGLISGHFTAGRQLAANDWRAVSPRFQGDNLQHNLTLVDALRKIAEQKDVSVAQIAIAWVLSRGEDIVPLVGARTRAQLAESLGALEVTLDAADLAAIEEAVPADAAAGDRYPAAQMAHLEA from the coding sequence ATGACGATCCACACGCGCACTCTCGGAACCACCGGCCCCCAGGTCTCCGCCCTCGGCCTCGGCTGCATGGGCATGTCCCCGATGTACGGCGACGCGGACCGGACCGAGTCGATCGCGACGATCCACGCGGCCCTGGAGGCCGGCGTGACGCTGCTGGACACCGGCGACTTCTACGCCATGGGTCACAACGAGCTGCTGATCGGCGAAGCCCTGCGCTCCGCTCCCGCCGCCCGCCGCGAACAGGCGCAGGTCAGCGTGAAGTTCGGCGCCCTGCGCGCCCCGGACGGCGGCTGGAACGGCATGGACGGCCGTCCGGCAGCCGTGAAGAACTTCGCGGCCTACTCGCTCCAGCGCCTCGGCGTCGACCACATCGACGTCTACCGCATCGCCCGGCTCGACCCGGCCGTACCGATCGAGGAGACGGTCGGCGCGATCGCCGAACTGGTCGAGCAGGGGTACGTCCGGCACATCGGCCTCAGCGAGGTCGGCGTCGAGACGATCCGCAGGGCCGCCGCCACGGCGCCGATCTCTGACCTCCAGTTCGAGTACGCGCTGATCTCGCGGGACATCGAGCGGGAGGTCCTGCCGGTCACGCGTGAGCTGGGCATCGCCGTCACCGCGTACGGCGTCCTCTCCCGGGGTCTGATCTCCGGCCACTTCACGGCCGGCCGGCAGCTCGCGGCGAACGACTGGCGGGCCGTGTCCCCGCGCTTCCAGGGCGACAACCTCCAGCACAACCTGACCCTGGTGGACGCCCTGCGGAAGATCGCCGAGCAGAAGGACGTCTCCGTCGCGCAGATCGCGATCGCCTGGGTGCTCAGCCGGGGCGAGGACATCGTGCCCCTCGTCGGCGCGCGGACCCGCGCGCAGCTCGCGGAGTCGCTCGGCGCGCTGGAGGTCACGCTCGACGCGGCCGACCTCGCCGCGATCGAGGAGGCGGTCCCGGCCGACGCCGCCGCCGGCGACCGCTACCCGGCGGCCCAGATGGCTCACCTCGAAGCGTGA
- a CDS encoding endonuclease/exonuclease/phosphatase family protein, translated as MTIRIATFNMENLFRRPTAFRLADPVERKDILDDFAALAALLDLPVYRDQDKTEIARLIKKHRAYDTDPKNPPPPIFVNQSRPGKDSGLFKTSGSGRRTSVEVTAKGRGAWAGWVELGQDDLDLDVVRNTGRVVSEVDADILLTVEVEDRLALERFNTQVLAGALGRRPYPYALLIDGNDSRGIDIGILSRHPITSVRSHLFDTNPDRPDQRLFSRDCPEFEIQLNGTPLVILGNHLKSKSHDDPELRLAQARRVAEIYRAALERTPHVIVAGDLNDDPDSDTARTLEGTGLRDVMSHRSYRGLPGTHGECESERDKLDYLLLAPELWQEVQHVGLETRGIFADGIKAFDTVTSKADAASDHAALYADVDL; from the coding sequence ATGACGATCCGTATCGCCACGTTCAACATGGAGAACCTGTTCCGCCGGCCCACGGCCTTCCGCCTCGCGGACCCGGTGGAGCGCAAGGACATCCTCGACGACTTCGCCGCGCTGGCCGCGCTACTCGACCTGCCGGTGTACCGGGACCAGGACAAGACGGAGATCGCCCGGCTCATCAAGAAGCACCGGGCGTACGACACCGACCCGAAGAACCCGCCGCCGCCGATCTTCGTCAACCAGTCCCGCCCGGGTAAGGACTCCGGGCTGTTCAAGACGTCCGGGTCGGGACGCAGAACCAGTGTCGAGGTCACCGCCAAGGGCCGTGGGGCGTGGGCGGGTTGGGTCGAACTGGGGCAGGACGACCTCGACCTGGACGTGGTGCGCAACACCGGCCGGGTGGTCTCGGAGGTCGACGCCGACATCCTGCTCACCGTGGAGGTCGAGGACCGGCTCGCCCTTGAGCGCTTCAACACGCAGGTACTGGCCGGGGCGCTCGGCCGGCGGCCCTACCCCTACGCCCTGCTGATCGACGGCAACGACAGCCGGGGCATCGACATCGGGATCCTCAGCCGGCACCCGATCACGTCCGTCCGGTCCCACCTCTTCGACACCAACCCGGACCGTCCCGACCAGCGCCTCTTCAGCCGGGACTGCCCCGAGTTCGAGATCCAGCTCAACGGCACGCCCCTGGTGATCCTCGGCAACCACCTGAAGAGCAAGTCCCACGACGATCCGGAACTGCGGCTGGCCCAGGCAAGGCGGGTCGCGGAGATCTACCGGGCCGCGCTGGAGCGCACCCCGCACGTCATCGTCGCCGGGGACCTCAACGACGACCCGGACAGCGACACGGCCAGGACGCTGGAGGGCACCGGGCTGCGGGACGTGATGAGTCACCGGTCCTACCGCGGCCTCCCCGGCACGCACGGGGAGTGCGAGAGCGAGCGGGACAAGCTCGACTACCTGCTGCTGGCACCGGAGTTGTGGCAGGAGGTGCAGCACGTCGGCCTGGAGACCCGCGGCATCTTCGCGGACGGCATCAAGGCCTTCGACACCGTGACGTCGAAGGCCGACGCGGCGTCCGACCACGCGGCGCTCTACGCGGACGTCGACCTGTAG
- a CDS encoding DUF397 domain-containing protein, with translation MRAIDLSSVTWRKSSYSNTDGGNCVEVSDDLLRTVAWRKSSHSNSDGGQCLEFADNLPSLVPVRDSKAPARAALVFGAAAWGAFIGSYRSTSA, from the coding sequence GTGCGAGCCATCGACCTGAGCAGCGTGACGTGGCGCAAGAGCTCCTACAGCAACACCGACGGCGGTAACTGCGTAGAAGTTTCTGACGACCTCCTCCGCACTGTGGCCTGGCGTAAGAGCAGTCACAGCAACTCGGACGGCGGCCAGTGCCTCGAATTCGCCGACAACCTCCCCTCCCTCGTCCCCGTCCGGGACAGCAAGGCACCCGCCCGGGCCGCGCTCGTGTTCGGGGCGGCGGCCTGGGGGGCCTTCATCGGTTCCTACAGGTCGACGTCCGCGTAG
- a CDS encoding helix-turn-helix domain-containing protein, giving the protein MPARRAVTGRSQDPRRRFAEELRLLRAEKGDSLRQLEEVLGWTASTFGKMESGQNLGSPEVVEALDQYYGTGPMLLTLWELAIADLSQFKEQYRRYMNFEGEAVGLWQYSVSAPPGLFQTDGYVREALVAGGFKGAELEQQIEARTSRRKLLEGDEAPPFRAILSEAVLRMSLRDAREWRCQLEYLLEVAERPNATVHVLPFGTGPHGLMNTDTMFLRLLDGRTVAYTENDVRGELIEESGKVERLHRTYDAVRDLALSPAESRSFILRMLEDLPCEPST; this is encoded by the coding sequence ATGCCGGCGAGGCGTGCGGTCACGGGACGGAGTCAGGACCCTCGGCGACGGTTCGCGGAGGAACTGCGCTTACTCCGGGCCGAGAAGGGGGACAGCCTGCGGCAGTTGGAAGAGGTGCTGGGCTGGACCGCGTCGACCTTCGGGAAGATGGAGAGCGGGCAGAACCTGGGGAGTCCGGAGGTCGTGGAGGCCCTGGACCAGTACTACGGGACAGGGCCGATGCTGCTCACGTTGTGGGAGCTGGCGATCGCGGACCTGTCGCAGTTCAAAGAGCAGTACCGGCGGTACATGAACTTCGAGGGGGAGGCCGTCGGGCTGTGGCAGTACTCGGTCAGCGCGCCCCCGGGTCTGTTTCAGACAGATGGTTACGTGCGTGAAGCGCTTGTGGCGGGCGGCTTCAAAGGGGCGGAACTGGAGCAGCAGATCGAGGCGCGTACGAGTCGGCGGAAGCTGCTGGAGGGGGACGAAGCCCCTCCGTTCCGGGCGATCCTCTCCGAGGCTGTGCTGCGGATGTCGCTGCGTGACGCTCGGGAATGGCGGTGTCAGTTGGAGTACCTGCTGGAGGTGGCGGAACGCCCGAACGCCACTGTCCATGTGCTGCCGTTCGGTACCGGCCCGCACGGTCTGATGAACACGGACACGATGTTCCTGCGGCTGCTGGATGGTCGGACCGTGGCCTATACCGAAAACGACGTACGCGGCGAACTGATCGAGGAATCAGGCAAGGTTGAGCGTCTTCACCGCACATATGATGCGGTACGTGACCTGGCGTTGAGCCCAGCCGAGTCGCGGTCGTTCATCTTGCGTATGTTGGAGGATTTGCCGTGCGAGCCATCGACCTGA
- a CDS encoding glycine--tRNA ligase, with protein MAADKIDTIVSLSKRRGFVFPCSEIYGGQRAAWDYGPLGVELKENLKRQWWRYMVTSREDVVGIDSSVILAPDVWVASGHVATFSDPLTECTSCHKRFRADHLEEAYEAKHKRLPENGLTDVNCPNCGNKGQFTEPKQFSGLLSTHLGPTQDTGSIAYLRPETAQGIFTNFAQVQTTSRKKPPFGIAQMGKSFRNEITPGNFIFRTREFEQMEMEFFVKPGEDEKWQEYWMEQRWNWYTGLGLQEENMRWYDHPAEKLSHYSKRTADIEYRFQFGGNEWGELEGVANRTDYDLNAHSKASGQDLFFFDQDAQERWTPYVIEPAAGVGRAMLAFLLDAYVEDEAPNAKGKMEKRTVLRLDHRLAPVKVAVLPLSRNPELSPKAKGLAAALRQNWNIEFDDAGAIGRRYRRQDEIGTPYCVTVDFDTLDDNAVTVRERDSMKQERVSLDQIEGYLAARLIGA; from the coding sequence GTGGCCGCCGACAAGATCGACACCATCGTCAGCCTGAGCAAGCGCCGTGGCTTTGTATTCCCCTGTAGTGAGATCTACGGCGGACAGCGTGCCGCCTGGGACTACGGACCCCTTGGTGTCGAGCTGAAGGAGAACCTGAAGCGCCAGTGGTGGCGCTACATGGTGACGTCGCGCGAGGACGTGGTCGGCATCGACTCGTCCGTCATCCTGGCCCCCGACGTCTGGGTGGCCTCCGGTCACGTCGCCACCTTCTCCGACCCGCTGACCGAGTGCACCTCCTGCCATAAGCGGTTCCGCGCGGACCACCTGGAAGAGGCGTACGAGGCCAAGCACAAGCGCCTGCCGGAGAACGGCCTGACGGACGTGAACTGCCCCAACTGCGGCAACAAGGGCCAGTTCACCGAGCCCAAGCAGTTCTCGGGCCTGCTCTCCACCCACCTCGGCCCGACGCAGGACACCGGCTCCATCGCCTACCTGCGCCCCGAGACCGCCCAGGGCATCTTCACCAACTTCGCCCAGGTGCAGACCACTTCGCGCAAGAAGCCGCCGTTCGGCATCGCCCAGATGGGCAAGTCCTTCCGTAACGAGATCACGCCCGGCAACTTCATCTTCCGCACCCGCGAGTTCGAGCAGATGGAGATGGAGTTCTTCGTCAAGCCGGGCGAGGACGAGAAGTGGCAGGAATACTGGATGGAGCAGCGCTGGAACTGGTACACGGGCCTTGGTCTCCAAGAGGAGAACATGCGCTGGTACGACCACCCGGCCGAGAAGCTCTCCCACTACTCCAAGCGCACCGCCGACATCGAGTACCGCTTCCAGTTCGGCGGCAACGAGTGGGGTGAGCTGGAGGGCGTCGCGAACCGCACGGACTACGACCTCAACGCGCACTCCAAGGCCTCCGGCCAGGACCTCTTCTTCTTCGACCAGGACGCCCAGGAGCGCTGGACGCCGTACGTCATCGAGCCGGCCGCCGGTGTCGGCCGCGCGATGCTCGCGTTCCTGCTCGACGCCTACGTCGAGGACGAGGCCCCGAACGCCAAGGGCAAGATGGAGAAGCGGACCGTCCTGCGCCTCGACCACCGTCTCGCCCCGGTGAAGGTCGCGGTCCTGCCGCTGTCCCGCAACCCGGAGCTGTCCCCGAAGGCCAAGGGCCTCGCCGCCGCGCTGCGCCAGAACTGGAACATCGAGTTCGACGACGCCGGCGCCATCGGCCGCCGCTACCGCCGCCAGGACGAGATCGGCACGCCGTACTGCGTGACGGTCGACTTCGACACCCTGGACGACAACGCGGTGACGGTGCGCGAGCGCGACTCGATGAAGCAGGAGCGGGTGTCCCTCGACCAGATCGAGGGCTACCTCGCGGCGCGTCTCATCGGCGCGTAG
- a CDS encoding metal ABC transporter substrate-binding protein, with protein sequence MNARRLISGTAIAAATALGLGTLSACSPDSAAAANTDKFDVVASFYPMAFLAEQIGGDHVHVTSLTQPGQEPHDLEISAKQTAALQESDAVLYLKNLQPSVDDAVAQSEVKTKIDAASLTTLEKHGNEVGGHAAEHDDHANEELAGLDPHIWLDPVRYAQVAEGVGKAFEKADPANAADYTKNTATLVAKLEALDTGFKTGLANTRTKVFLTTHAAFGYLAERYGLTEEAINGLDPESEPSAARVKDLEKMAKADGVTTVFYETLVSDKTAKTIASDAGLKTDVLDPIEGITAKSKGTDYFSVQEANLKALKTALGSK encoded by the coding sequence ATGAACGCACGACGACTCATATCCGGCACCGCGATCGCCGCCGCCACCGCGCTGGGCCTCGGCACCCTCTCCGCCTGCTCCCCCGACAGCGCGGCCGCGGCCAACACGGACAAGTTCGACGTCGTCGCGTCGTTCTACCCGATGGCCTTCCTCGCCGAGCAGATAGGCGGGGACCATGTGCACGTCACCAGCCTGACCCAGCCCGGCCAGGAGCCGCACGACCTGGAGATCAGCGCCAAGCAGACCGCCGCGCTCCAGGAGTCCGACGCGGTGCTCTACCTCAAGAACCTCCAGCCCTCCGTCGACGACGCGGTGGCCCAGTCCGAGGTCAAGACCAAGATCGACGCCGCCTCCCTCACCACGCTGGAGAAGCACGGCAACGAGGTCGGCGGCCACGCGGCCGAGCACGACGACCACGCGAACGAGGAGCTGGCCGGCCTCGACCCCCACATCTGGCTCGACCCGGTGCGCTACGCCCAGGTCGCCGAGGGCGTCGGCAAGGCCTTCGAGAAGGCCGACCCGGCCAACGCGGCCGACTACACGAAGAACACCGCGACCCTCGTGGCGAAGCTCGAGGCTCTCGACACCGGGTTCAAGACCGGGCTGGCGAACACCAGGACGAAGGTCTTCCTCACCACCCACGCCGCCTTCGGCTACCTCGCCGAGCGCTACGGCCTGACCGAGGAGGCCATCAACGGCCTCGACCCCGAGTCGGAGCCCAGCGCCGCGCGCGTGAAGGACCTTGAGAAGATGGCCAAGGCCGACGGCGTCACGACCGTGTTCTACGAGACGCTCGTCAGCGACAAGACCGCGAAGACCATCGCCTCCGACGCCGGCCTGAAGACGGACGTCCTCGACCCGATCGAGGGCATCACCGCCAAGTCCAAGGGCACGGACTACTTCTCGGTCCAGGAGGCCAACCTCAAGGCGCTGAAGACGGCCCTGGGAAGCAAATGA